The Fulvivirga maritima genome segment CCCTGGAAGATTATTAATGATGCTATCTGACAACTCCTTTTCCAGAGTAATCTTCTGACGGGCAAGCTTCTGCTCTGTAACATCCTTCACGCTTCCTTCCAGCATTACGAGTTTCCCTTCCTGATAAATACCATGAACATTAACCTGGACCCACACTTTATCTCCACTTTTTTTATTAGCCCTTAACTCCAGTCCCTTTACAGAAATGTTCTTGTGCAAGCTTTGCAAGAGCTTATCACGATTTTCCTGGTCACTATATAAATCACGGCCAATATCATTTACCTGATCCAGCATATCATCAGGCGAATCATAACCCAGCATTTCAGCCAGGGCAGGGTTAGCGGCCATAAGCCTGCCATCAGGCGTAGATTGGAAAATTCCATCTTGAGAATTTTCGAATATTTGACGGTAATTCTCTTCTGCCCTCTTTAAAGACTCTATTTGCTCTACTCTTTTTGTAATATCTAATATAGTACCTTGATAACGGCTAATAGTACCATCTTCATTATACATGACACTCATCTGAGGCAAAAGATAGCGCAGAGACAGCATATCAGGGTTGGTACGCATCAACCTCTCTTCCAGCGGCTTACCTGACTTCATCCGCTCTTCATTCTCAAATAATATGTACCTATCTTCGGGGTGAAATCGTTGAATCCAATCATCAAAGGGTGGCGGCTCTGTCATTTCAGGGTCATAGCCCAATAAACGAAACATTTGCTTAGACCAGTGCCTGCGACCATCTGCAGTAAGGTACCAACTGCCCAGCTTAACCTGCATTTCGGCTCGCTCCAAATTTTCTCTCGCCTCTACAATCTGAGCCTGAGCTCTATTATGAGCACTAATATCCCTTATAAATCCACAGAAATAGAATGAACTCTCATCTTCTACAGGTACTACTATCAATTCTATATCAATCTCTCCCGCCTCTTTTGTCAGAGCTTCTACCTCTACCCTCCTTCGTAATATAGGTCCGTTTCCTGTTTTCTTGTAATGCTTAAACCCCTCCAAGTGACTATTTCTATACCTTTGAGGTATTATGGTCTCAACCATTGATTTTCCTAAAACCTCATCGGATTGCCATCCAAACACCTTTTCAGCCTGCTCATTCCAAAAAGTAATATTACCTTCCACATCCATACATACTATGGAATCTAACGATGAGTTTAATATTTGCAGAAAAGGAGAAGTATATCTGGATGAGGTCTGTTTATCTTCTACCCCTGAATTAAATGTATAAGGAGAGAGTCGTTTTAATTCCAAAATATTTAATACCTGCTGAGTAAGAACCCGCAGCCCATCTGCCTGATCTTCCGTTACGCGATCTCCCTCGCCCCCCATCACACATAAGCCGCCTAAGGCTACCCCGTCTTTAGATTTTACAGGACACCCGGCTACATATGAAACATCCACAAACTGCTCTAGCCATTGGCTATATTTAAAGCGTTGATCTTCATGAATAGAGAAAAGCTCCGTAAAGCCATCTTCAAGCATAATATGGGTCAGTGGCGAATCATTAAGTAAGCTATACTTTCCTAAAAGGCCATAACTAGCCTTATGCCAATGCCGGTTCTCACCAGCAAAATAAAGTAGTATCTTAAATTTCTTTAGAAACTGCCGAGTTAAATGAATAATATCAGACAGCATAGGATCAGGATAAGGATTGAGCACCCCATATTCCCTCAATTTATGTAATCGTTTTTCTTCTAAAGCTCTGTACTCGTTTCCCGCTTTCATAAAGTGCTAACCTATTCACTCACAAACCGTTCAAGAATCATTAGATATAATTTAATATTTTAAAATCAATTATTCCATTAAAAGACCACACTTAATCCCTGAATTAAAATATTAACCATCATTAATAAATAAAATACCCTCTCCACTTACTCCTAAGGAGTAAAATATTAATCCATTTTACTAAATGATTGCTGATAACTGAAAGAAGACATCTGCACTTTTAATACATAAATGCCCTGAGCCAGAGAGGAGACATCTAATGCTGTTTTCTGATAAGGAGGTATTATTTTTTCAGTTACAATATTTCCCTTGGTAGACAGAATTTGAATATAAGCCTCCTCTGCGTGCTGATTTACAATGTTAAGCTCAGCATGAGCAGGGTTAGGGTATACATGAATAGGATCTGAGTGAATAAAATCTACCGTAGTTATAGCAGCTTCATTAATAGCACCATCGTAATCTTCCTGCAGTAAACGATAAATATGGCTTCCGGACATTGGCCTTTCATCTATAAATTCATAATCACTACGATCAGGCACAGTGCCATTTCCTGCAACCTTACCAATATCTATCCAGCTTTTTGTCTCTGCAACATATCTCTGGATAATAAAACCAGCATTATTAATCTCCGATGCTGTGGCCCATTCAAACACTAAATGATCCTTTTCTTGTTTTCCTCCAAAACGAATGAGCTCAACAGGTAGAGGATTAATATTAGAGCTCATTGTAAAAAACCCAAAATTTGAAAGTCCTGCCAAGGTCACTGTATTAGCAGCATCGTTATGAACAGCAACACCAGAAGACCATTCTGAGCCATCAGGAGAAGAAGAAATCATAGTTGTAACCAACCCAGGGTCACCAACGGTACCCAAATAGGCATCATCATAATGCATGATCATGGTGAAATTATAATTAGGTGTACCAGCAAAGGTATCAACCAACTCGAAGTAAAAATTACTGATAGAGTAGTCAATAGGATTCGCAGGCCAATCTCCACTGAACATACGTAAGGCTAAATTAGATGGAATATCAGAGCCAGGAAGAAAGGTAATAGTTATCCAACTCCTCTGATTAACCAAAAAAGTATAAGGAGTAGCAGTAGTTAAAGGCCCCGCTATATTAACCACCGGAGGAGTAGAAGCACCTCCTCTAGTCAATTCAAACTCATAAGCCCCCATATCAGGAGTACCATCACTTACTGAGGCAGGTCTTGCCACCCCATTAAAGTCATCGGCAACCTTAGCATTGTGCTTGGCCATTCCATGAATATTCCAACTGTTAGAATTTGTAACGTCAGGCACAAGGTTACTAGTACTAGTATACCCCGGGTCAGCAGCAATTGAAGAGGCTTCCCGTCCGGCGGTAGCAGTTCGCCAGTTGGCCATGGTTGTAGTCGCATTCGTATTAAGATTACTATAAGCCCCAAAAGCGCCTATGTAATTAAAAGTACGTGTAGTTCCGGCATTAATGAAATGGTTATTGTAATCAATGGTTGAAAATTGCCCGCTAGCCGATTGCCCATAAACTCCTATTGCCCGAGCCCTCCCCGAAAGAGACGAATTGCCGCCCAGCGTATTCCTTATCACATTACTCTCTAAACTTACCCCTACAGTATTATTGGCTACAGCCACACCAAAAGAAGTGGCCTGCACATGACGTAAAGCATCACCATATAATGAAATAGAGTTATTATATATTTCATAGCCACTTTGAGTATAGGTCAGATTAGTTCCTGTTTGCCCCCCTATACCCAATAAAATAGCTGCTGGATTTGAAAGAATTGATCCAGGAGTGGTTGCACTACTTCCATAACCACTGATTCCATGAATAACGTTATTTTTTAATATTACATTAGCATTAGTAAGTCCACTATTTACCCCAATACCATGACCAGAAAAAGCATTCGTAGTTGACCCTGTATAAGTAATATTAAAGACTTCGTTAGCTGCGACTGTAATGTTTTTACTATTCTTATCCACCATAATCCCGAAATCATTAAAATCATCCGTAGATAATAAATTACCCACTACATTATTAGAAATAGTACCGTTATCCACTCCCAAATAATGAATCCCGCGCTCCCGAATAGCATTAGCTCCAGCACCATTTATAATATTGTTTTCTGTGAAGATATTAGTAGCTCTACTGTTGGTAGTGTAGCCTCCCCCTCCATCTCTATCCAAACCATCTATGTGAATCGCCTCTCTTCCGGTATAAAATTCATTATTGGTGATATAAATATTATTAAATCTCCCCTCAGTTAAATTAGTATAATGTGCTGCTATCACTCCATATCCCTGGGTGGCACTATTGGATCTAAGTATAGAATTCTTTACCGTAATATTAGAAATAGCATTGATTTCATCTCTTGCACCAATTAAAACCGCTACACGATTATTAGCACTTGCATCATTAGCGAAAATAGTAAGATCTCTAGAAGTGCCTCCCACCACATTAGAACCATCAATAGTGATATTACTTACAGCATTAATATTAAATAGGCCTCTATCGGTAATGTATCCTGAACCTGTAACTTCTGGAGTTATACCTATAGCCGGTTTAAAGGTAATATTATGTGTACCTGCACCAGTAAATGGAGTCGCCGTACCATTGCCTATCACATAGGGTAAGGTTTCAAAATAAGCGTCATAAGTTTCATCAGTTAGGAGAAACTCGACATTACCAGACAAACCATAAGTATTAAGATAGCTAACTGCACTGCTTATTGTTAAAAAATCATTGTTAGTTATCTTACCTACTTCGTAAGTGCCATTTAAGGGCTGAGGTGTATTTGGGGTAGAGATAATAGTGACATTATCTATAGCTGCCGGAGGGTTTACTCTGGTGACATTATTATTCACCCAATTAAAAACTACAGCTACATTACCCGGAGAAGATGCTATAAAGTTCTTTTGAGCGGTAGTTAAGGGATAACTCTCTCTGAACCAATTAGCACCTTCGGCTGCATAATCTCGTAATTCTATAGAGTTTGATACATTCAAATTAGAAACTGTAGGTGGATCCGGACTAGTTATTTGAGCCATATCCACTAAAAACACACGTAGATAATCAACTTCTATTCCTAAAACAACGGTACCCTGGCATCTAACATCATACCGCAGATTTATATCGTGGGAAGCTGGATCTGCCGGCCAATTAGGCGTTATATAAGCCGAATGATCAGATGTTACGTTATTATACATATTAGTTGCTCCATTATTACCTGAAACAGCTATACACCTTACCCCAGAGCTTAAAGAACTACTCAGACCACTAATAATAAACCATTCATTATCGGAAAGATTCTCTTCAGTAATAGATTTAGACCATCCATTTATCGTCCCTTCAAAATTCTCAAATAATACTACATTCTGCGCCGCCACAGACAAACTCAACGCTACAAAAACGACAGATAATAGTGACTTCATGATATATAAATTAGGTTAATCAAACTATAAAGAAAATAACCTCTATTCTCCTTAAGGAGAAATCAAGAAACCTTAAAACAGTACTTATGAGCGGGTAACCATCAAAAAGCAGTCGCTCGGAATAGTCACCATAAGTACCATATAATTATATTGACATAAAATAAAAAAGCCGCTTAGTAAAATACTAAGCGGCTCTGTTGTTTTTAATGAGGACTAATTAGTCAATTAGCTCTACATTAACAGCGTTCATTCCTTTTCTTCCTTTCTCAACATCAAATTTTACTTTGTCGTTTTCACGTATATCGTCAATAAGTCCACTTTCGTGTACAAAAATATCTTCACTTGAATCTGATGGCTTAATAAAACCAAAACCCTTGGTACTATTAAAGAATTTTACTGTTCCTTCTTGCATAATTGTTTATTGTATTAATTGTAATATATTCGTTATTAATTATCAGACGGGTCTATAAAAGTAAAAGCCTTACCGGATTTACCTCCACGTCCTGTTCGTCCTATTCTATGTACGTAGCTATCAAAATTCATAGGCAGCTGGTAATTTATTACATGAGTTACATCACTCACGTCAATTCCTCTAGCTGCTACATCAGTAGCTACTAACACTTGTACGTCGCCCTTTTTAAATCTATTGAGGGCTTTCATTCTATAATTTTGTGACTTGTTTCCATGTATTTGATCAGCCTTTAAACCGGACTGATTCAATTTCTTAGCCACCTTATCTGCCATTCTTTTAGTTTCGGCAAATACTAAAACTTTTTCAAACTCTTTATCATCTATAAGATTCAAAAGCATTTTGAATTTATCTTCTCCCTCTGGCACATGGATCACATCCTGATCAATATGATCACTGGTAGTTTTACCACTACTCACCTTTACTTCTACAGGGTTATTCAAAAGCATTTTTATTAACGACTTTTGAGTATTATCAATCGTAGCAGAGAAAAGCATAGTCTGCTTTCTATTATGCATCAGATTAACCATTTTCTTTATATCATTAACAAACCCCATGTCCAACATTCTATCGAACTCATCTAATACCAAAGTGGTAAGCTCATTCATTTTGAGAGCCTCTCTGTTGATCAAGTCGATCAAACGGCCAGGGGTACCAATTATTACATGGTTCCTTCTCCTTAATTGAGACATGTCTTTGCCTACATTAGTACCACCAATAAAACTAGACACGTACAATCCCAACTTCTTAGTTAAAGATCTAAATTCATCTTCTACCTGCACAGCCAGCTCTCTTGTAGGCACTACTACTAATGCCTTAGATCCTTTTGGGTTATCTAATAACTGATTAATAATAGGAATAAGAAATGCTCCAGTTTTACCTGTACCTGTATTGGCAATCCCTACCATATCTCTACCCTCTAGCAAAAGCTCTAAAGTCTGATCCTGAATCTGTGTAGGATGACTAAATCCTTTCTCATATATATTAGCCTTTAGATTTACGTTCAAAGGCATTTCATCAAAACTACGAGTAGGCACATACCTGCTTTCTTCTTTCTTCACAGCCTTCTTCACCAACGAATTAGGATCAATAGAAGAAACCGCTTTTTTCTTACCATTCCTTCTACCGTTAGGTCTTGAAGCGTTGGTTTTAGAGAAACCGCCGTTTCTCTTTCTTTTAGTTCTAATATTATTCATTTAAATTTTTTCTTGTGTGAAACCACTCTATTAAACTTACATATGTATTATAAAGTGGCTATTTTCCAGGCATAGGTGTTTTACTATGTTGCACGGGCACCATCTCCATTTTACCTAACTGCCTAAGCATTTTCACATGATCCCAAATAGCGGCTACAAAGGTTCTTTTAGTATGATAAGGTATACCATACTCCTTGGCAGTCTCAGCTACTATTTTCGATAATTTCTTATAGTGAACGTGACAAATATTCGGTAATAAATGATGCTCAATTTGAAAATTAAGCCCTCCTATCAGCCACGAGAAAAACCTACTTTTGGGTGAAAAATTGCTTGTAGTAGCCAACTGATGAATAGACCAGTCACTAGCTATAATTCCGTTTTCATCAGGTAAAGGAAAAGCTGTACTAGGCATTACATGCGCTGTCTGAAAGACAGTAGTAATTGCTAATCCTGTAATAAAGTGCATGATGAAAAATGCTAAAAGTATCGTCCAGGGAGCCAATGGCACCATGATCATAGGTAATACCAGCACATAAGAATAATACACCAATTTCCATGCTATAACTTTAGCTATCTGTCTCCTATACTCAGTCTTTGAGCCAAAAAAGCCCATTTTTCTATATCTATGTAATCTTATAAAGTCCTTTACAGTAATCCATGATAATGTAGAAAGACCATAAAAAAACCAGATATACAAATGCTGAAAGCGATGCACCTTATAACGTTTAGCATGAGGTGAAAACCTCAGGAAAAACGGCGCATTAATATCATCATCTGCTTCTTCTATATTAGTATATGTATGGTGCAGCACATTATGCTGAATCTTCCATATAGAAGCATTAGCCCCTATCAGATTCATAGTGTACCCCATGTATTTATTTATCTTTCTATTTCGGCTATACGCTCCATGAATAGCATCATGCATTACTCCCATTCCTATACCTGACATACCAAATGAGGCCAAAACATACATAGCAATAAGCATCCACAGACTTGTAACAAGGCCGGTATTCACAATAATTAGTGGCACAAAGAACAACGAAATCATGCATATAGATTTTAACCTCATGCCGCTGTTCCCGTAAGGGCTCACATCATTATTTTTAAAATATTCATTAACCCTGCTACGCAGTGTCTTTGAAAAGCCGGAGCCTGAATTAATTAAGAATTTTGGATTTTTGATAATATTGTTTTTTGATTTCTAGCTTGAACAAGCTCTTGGTAATAAGGTAGGAATAATTTTGCTTAACTAGTCTTTATTCTTAGGGGCAAGTGCCTGATGGGCGTACTTTGAAATATTTATAAAATAATTAATAAAGCTTTAACACTTTTGTCTTTTCATTTTTATCTGAAACGACGGACTTTAAAATTTAGTTCTTCTGCTTTACTATTTATTTTTCTCTGGTCTAATTTATAACACACTCTAGGAAGAAGTATGTTACGATGTGCTTTCTTGTAATGGATACTATATTCTTATTTTTTTTACAAAGGTAGACTAATTATTGACAATGTATACTAAAAGTTTTCTTTTTTAAAATAATCTTTAATTCATGACTCTGTATCTCCCCTTTGCTTATTGCTCCTATTGACCTTAAACATTAAAAAAAGGCTAGCCTTAAGACTAACCTTTTATTCTATATTTAATGTATTATTTATTTTACTTACTCTCTTTATACTTTTCTAATCCAGCGTTTAGAAAAGCAGCGTACTCATCAGCATCATACACTGCCCCTACAGGCTTAGCCAATAGTTCCTCCTCAGGTGAAAGCAGCACATAGAAAGGCTGAGAATTAGCATTATACACAGAAGCCTGGAGATCACTCCACTTACCTCCTATTGTTTCAATATCTTTTTTACTGTATTCAGAATAAAACTGATCTTCCTCAGCCAGTTTACTCTTATCATCTACATAGAGCTGAATAAGCACATAGTCATTAGCTATTTTATTATATACCTGAGCTTCTGGCCATACGGAAGCTTCCATTTTCCTACAGTTCACACAAGCATGGCCGGTAAAATCAATCATTACAGGCTTCCCTACCTTTTTCGCATATGCAAGTCCTTGTTCATAATCATAAAACGGCTTTAAGCCTAATGGAGCATGAAACTTATCGCCATATTTCCTGGGCTCATTATCATCTGAAGAGCTTGAATGTGCTACAGGATTAAGGGATGCTGTGTATAAATCAAAGTCCTGAGTATGTTGAGGTGGTAAAAATGCTGCTACAGCACTTAATGGAGCTCCCCATAACCCCGGAACCAGATAAAGTGTAAATGAAAAAGTAACAACAGCCAAAGCTAACCTCGGGAACGACAGGTAATTTAATGGACTATCATGAGCAAATTTTATCTTACCAATGAGGTATAAGCCCATCATTCCAAATATAACGATCCAAAGCACTAGAAATACTTCACGATCAAACCACTCCCAGTGATAAGCCAGGTCTACATTAGACAAAAATTTCAACGCCAGAGCCATCTCTAAAAAGCCTAAGACTACTTTCACACTATTAAGCCAGCCTCCAGATTTAGGCAAAGCCTGCATCCATGAAGGGAACATAGCAAATAAGGCAAATGGTATAGCCAGTGCCAATGAAAAACCAAACATACCTACTGCAGGCCCCATTAACTCTCCCATATTAGCTGCCTGCACTAGTAAAGCACCTATTATTGGACCTGTACATGAAAATGAAACAATAGCTAATGTAGCTGCCATAAAAAAGATACCAATCATACCTCCTCGATCAGCCTTGCTATCTAATTTATTACTCCAGCTGGTAGGTAAAGTGATTTCGAATGCACCAAAGAATGATGCTGCAAAAACCACCAATAATAAGAAGAATACTATATTAAAAATACCATTAGTAGATAACGCATTGAGTGCCGAAGCTCCAAATATCACAGTGACAATAAGCCCTAGCACCACATAAATAACGATGATTGATAAAGCATAAATTAAAGCTTTACCCACACCTGATCCTTTGGAAGCCTGTTTAGTAAAGTAACTCACCGTTAAAGGCAACATAGGGAATATACAAGGCATGAATATAGCAGCCAAACCTCCTATAAAACCTGCCACAAAAATGGCCCATAGAGAGTTATCTTCTTCAGGCACATCCCCTTTCTCTACTTTTGCTACATCAGTTTTAGCAACCTCAGTCTCTTCTACCTCCACTACAGAATCAACAGCAGTAGTATCTTCTTCAACCTCTTCTGTTTCCTTTTCCTCCGCCGGCTTTACTTCATCAGTTTGAGCTATTTTAGGTGTAGACTCTGTCTCTTCTTTTAAAACCTTAGGCTGTTCTACCTTCTCTTTAGGTGTTTCAGCCACAGGGCTAGCTGCTTTAGGTGCCCCGGTTACGTTAAAATCAAATTCTATTTCTGTAGGAGGCAAACATTGATGATCATCACAGACCATAAACTCCAAATAGCCTTTTACCTGTACAGGAGACTTTTGAAATTCTATATTTTGCTTAAATACAGCTTTGTTTTCAAACCAGGCAATATCCATTTCAAAAGTTTTATCAAAGCCCTTGATAACCTTTGAAACCTCTTCCACTTTACCTTTTAAAGTATAATCTTCAGATTCATCAAAGTGAAATGATGTAGGTATAGGACCTCCATCCTCAATGAACTGAGAATAAACGTGCCAGCCCTCGTCTATATTAGCTGTAAAGACTAGCGTAGCTGAGCGCTCCTTCTGATCCTCAATTTGAAAATTCCATTTTACTGGTTTCAAAATCTGACCAAAAGATATATTAGCTACAATACATAAAAACGCTACTAATAGGTGTTTCATATTTCGTTTAAATTTCAACTTAAATTTCATTCGCCTTCAAAAGGCCATCGGGTGATGGAAATAAACCCCGTAAATTGGAAATCTGGCTACAAATATCCAAATTTTAAAGATTCTTCTTCAAGCAGGTAGAGTTTACTCACTCAACCTGTCAATCAGCCAACACTGATAGTACGGCAGAATCAAGTGATTAGTTGGTTTAAAAATTTCTTTAATTAAAATTTTAAAAAATAACTTCTCCAACTACACACATTGCCTACGTAAAAATAGAAAGCCTCCGGTTGATGAACAGTGATAAATATCACCATTAACAAAAAAGCCTGCGAAGCTTTTCCGCAGGCTTTTTTGATATTATCAAATCGCATTTCATTTATAAAGAAATACGCAAATGTGTTAGCACATCATTAATCTCTTCATTGGCAGCACTATCCTGCGTAGGATAGGTAGCACTGATTTTCAACACTTTATCATCTTTGAAGTAAGTTTCAGCCTCCACCTCAATAACATTACCCGCTACCTCTTGCTTAATAACATAAACCGGACCTCTGCCATTTTCGTTAGGCAGCACATTGACCTCGTTCATCTCCTTCTCGTATTGCTCTCTGGTTACTGAAATCTCTTTCATACTGAAGCTGAGCTTGTGCTCTCCGTCTTCATTTACATAACCAAATAGGTAATCAACCCCCTCTTCTTTTGCTATTTGATTCTTATACTTTTTATAAGGCGTGTTCTTTATCTTCACGCTCATCTGTGGGAAAAAGCCATCAATATAAATACCATAATAAGGGTCCTTCCAAAAGCTCTGCTTGTCTTCTGTCTTTTCGAGATCGTCCTCACCTGCCGCTTCCCACTCTTTAATCTTAAGGCCCAGCTTCTCGCTCACTTCTTTTAGCTTAGCTAAGCCTTTGCCATGATTATTACATGGAAAAGCCACCTGAAAAACGAGCTTCCCTTGCTGATAAAATCCCATTAAGTAAGATTGATAGCCTGAGTACACCCAATAAATGGCCGTCTTATATCTATTCTCGTTCGCATATACTGATGTCTCCGTCAGGTCGGCTCTGTAAGACTCGTGTATAGCATCTGCACCTGACATAAGCACATTACCGGTTTCTGAGTAAAAGCTACTCATAAAAACCTCTTCTGGATCATACAAAAGTGCGGCATGTACAAAAGATTCTCCAAACTCAGGATCTTTAAAAATCACCGTTTCATCTGTAAAAACCTCCCTACCGTCACCAGTACTTCTTAACCTT includes the following:
- a CDS encoding fatty acid desaturase family protein yields the protein MISLFFVPLIIVNTGLVTSLWMLIAMYVLASFGMSGIGMGVMHDAIHGAYSRNRKINKYMGYTMNLIGANASIWKIQHNVLHHTYTNIEEADDDINAPFFLRFSPHAKRYKVHRFQHLYIWFFYGLSTLSWITVKDFIRLHRYRKMGFFGSKTEYRRQIAKVIAWKLVYYSYVLVLPMIMVPLAPWTILLAFFIMHFITGLAITTVFQTAHVMPSTAFPLPDENGIIASDWSIHQLATTSNFSPKSRFFSWLIGGLNFQIEHHLLPNICHVHYKKLSKIVAETAKEYGIPYHTKRTFVAAIWDHVKMLRQLGKMEMVPVQHSKTPMPGK
- a CDS encoding DEAD/DEAH box helicase, with the protein product MNNIRTKRKRNGGFSKTNASRPNGRRNGKKKAVSSIDPNSLVKKAVKKEESRYVPTRSFDEMPLNVNLKANIYEKGFSHPTQIQDQTLELLLEGRDMVGIANTGTGKTGAFLIPIINQLLDNPKGSKALVVVPTRELAVQVEDEFRSLTKKLGLYVSSFIGGTNVGKDMSQLRRRNHVIIGTPGRLIDLINREALKMNELTTLVLDEFDRMLDMGFVNDIKKMVNLMHNRKQTMLFSATIDNTQKSLIKMLLNNPVEVKVSSGKTTSDHIDQDVIHVPEGEDKFKMLLNLIDDKEFEKVLVFAETKRMADKVAKKLNQSGLKADQIHGNKSQNYRMKALNRFKKGDVQVLVATDVAARGIDVSDVTHVINYQLPMNFDSYVHRIGRTGRGGKSGKAFTFIDPSDN
- a CDS encoding protein-disulfide reductase DsbD family protein, with protein sequence MKHLLVAFLCIVANISFGQILKPVKWNFQIEDQKERSATLVFTANIDEGWHVYSQFIEDGGPIPTSFHFDESEDYTLKGKVEEVSKVIKGFDKTFEMDIAWFENKAVFKQNIEFQKSPVQVKGYLEFMVCDDHQCLPPTEIEFDFNVTGAPKAASPVAETPKEKVEQPKVLKEETESTPKIAQTDEVKPAEEKETEEVEEDTTAVDSVVEVEETEVAKTDVAKVEKGDVPEEDNSLWAIFVAGFIGGLAAIFMPCIFPMLPLTVSYFTKQASKGSGVGKALIYALSIIVIYVVLGLIVTVIFGASALNALSTNGIFNIVFFLLLVVFAASFFGAFEITLPTSWSNKLDSKADRGGMIGIFFMAATLAIVSFSCTGPIIGALLVQAANMGELMGPAVGMFGFSLALAIPFALFAMFPSWMQALPKSGGWLNSVKVVLGFLEMALALKFLSNVDLAYHWEWFDREVFLVLWIVIFGMMGLYLIGKIKFAHDSPLNYLSFPRLALAVVTFSFTLYLVPGLWGAPLSAVAAFLPPQHTQDFDLYTASLNPVAHSSSSDDNEPRKYGDKFHAPLGLKPFYDYEQGLAYAKKVGKPVMIDFTGHACVNCRKMEASVWPEAQVYNKIANDYVLIQLYVDDKSKLAEEDQFYSEYSKKDIETIGGKWSDLQASVYNANSQPFYVLLSPEEELLAKPVGAVYDADEYAAFLNAGLEKYKESK
- a CDS encoding cold-shock protein; the encoded protein is MQEGTVKFFNSTKGFGFIKPSDSSEDIFVHESGLIDDIRENDKVKFDVEKGRKGMNAVNVELID
- a CDS encoding T9SS type A sorting domain-containing protein; translated protein: MKSLLSVVFVALSLSVAAQNVVLFENFEGTINGWSKSITEENLSDNEWFIISGLSSSLSSGVRCIAVSGNNGATNMYNNVTSDHSAYITPNWPADPASHDINLRYDVRCQGTVVLGIEVDYLRVFLVDMAQITSPDPPTVSNLNVSNSIELRDYAAEGANWFRESYPLTTAQKNFIASSPGNVAVVFNWVNNNVTRVNPPAAIDNVTIISTPNTPQPLNGTYEVGKITNNDFLTISSAVSYLNTYGLSGNVEFLLTDETYDAYFETLPYVIGNGTATPFTGAGTHNITFKPAIGITPEVTGSGYITDRGLFNINAVSNITIDGSNVVGGTSRDLTIFANDASANNRVAVLIGARDEINAISNITVKNSILRSNSATQGYGVIAAHYTNLTEGRFNNIYITNNEFYTGREAIHIDGLDRDGGGGYTTNSRATNIFTENNIINGAGANAIRERGIHYLGVDNGTISNNVVGNLLSTDDFNDFGIMVDKNSKNITVAANEVFNITYTGSTTNAFSGHGIGVNSGLTNANVILKNNVIHGISGYGSSATTPGSILSNPAAILLGIGGQTGTNLTYTQSGYEIYNNSISLYGDALRHVQATSFGVAVANNTVGVSLESNVIRNTLGGNSSLSGRARAIGVYGQSASGQFSTIDYNNHFINAGTTRTFNYIGAFGAYSNLNTNATTTMANWRTATAGREASSIAADPGYTSTSNLVPDVTNSNSWNIHGMAKHNAKVADDFNGVARPASVSDGTPDMGAYEFELTRGGASTPPVVNIAGPLTTATPYTFLVNQRSWITITFLPGSDIPSNLALRMFSGDWPANPIDYSISNFYFELVDTFAGTPNYNFTMIMHYDDAYLGTVGDPGLVTTMISSSPDGSEWSSGVAVHNDAANTVTLAGLSNFGFFTMSSNINPLPVELIRFGGKQEKDHLVFEWATASEINNAGFIIQRYVAETKSWIDIGKVAGNGTVPDRSDYEFIDERPMSGSHIYRLLQEDYDGAINEAAITTVDFIHSDPIHVYPNPAHAELNIVNQHAEEAYIQILSTKGNIVTEKIIPPYQKTALDVSSLAQGIYVLKVQMSSFSYQQSFSKMD
- a CDS encoding PAS domain S-box protein translates to MKAGNEYRALEEKRLHKLREYGVLNPYPDPMLSDIIHLTRQFLKKFKILLYFAGENRHWHKASYGLLGKYSLLNDSPLTHIMLEDGFTELFSIHEDQRFKYSQWLEQFVDVSYVAGCPVKSKDGVALGGLCVMGGEGDRVTEDQADGLRVLTQQVLNILELKRLSPYTFNSGVEDKQTSSRYTSPFLQILNSSLDSIVCMDVEGNITFWNEQAEKVFGWQSDEVLGKSMVETIIPQRYRNSHLEGFKHYKKTGNGPILRRRVEVEALTKEAGEIDIELIVVPVEDESSFYFCGFIRDISAHNRAQAQIVEARENLERAEMQVKLGSWYLTADGRRHWSKQMFRLLGYDPEMTEPPPFDDWIQRFHPEDRYILFENEERMKSGKPLEERLMRTNPDMLSLRYLLPQMSVMYNEDGTISRYQGTILDITKRVEQIESLKRAEENYRQIFENSQDGIFQSTPDGRLMAANPALAEMLGYDSPDDMLDQVNDIGRDLYSDQENRDKLLQSLHKNISVKGLELRANKKSGDKVWVQVNVHGIYQEGKLVMLEGSVKDVTEQKLARQKITLEKELSDSIINNLPGIFYLYNKKGQFLRWNDNFTHVTGYSSEEMKEITAVDLFEEGADRDMVMQKVGEVFTKGYAEAESNFLLKNGKKIPYYFNGWRIIYQNEPCLIGVGIDISERRKAEKELIASEMKLKAFFNNTSDAHLLLDLAGNVLSFNPVANTLAQNVWHGPLEEGVPIWRRIGKEYEEQGKRWLEVVLEGEDIKEEVYLPAEHGGSEWWLLNAALAKDNEQNVFGVAVKLINIEPIKQVNQRLLLSNEQIIKAKNELDQFVYKSSHDLRGPLTSVLGLVNLAERDVTTNSFSIYLDKIRQSILKLDDYIKDIIDFSYNSSSAIRKGVIDLRQVIENVINELQSLPNAENLEIDIDLIEDCAVVSDLNRLKTVITNIIDNAILYQDQEKMVSQLMIRAHVSNQQISMSFRDNGKGIGQQFKDQVFDMFSRGTTSSKGSGLGLYIVKEIIHTLQGEVKIDSVEGSYTEVEFIIPNRNE